A genomic stretch from Candidatus Nitrotoga arctica includes:
- the sufC gene encoding Fe-S cluster assembly ATPase SufC, which translates to MIYQDSKILLEVRGLCATVNGTEILKGLDLTVRSGEIHAIMGPNGSGKSTFSKILAGHSAYEVTGGTVMFEGRNLLDLAPEERARAGVFLAFQYPIEIPGVGNSQFLRLTYNTVQTHRGKEELDPLEFDDFVREKMKLLEMSPDFLERSVNEGFSGGEKKRNEILQMAMLDPRLAILDETDSGLDIDALRIVANGVNQLANKDNAIVLVTHYQRLLNYIVPDYVHVMEAGRIIKTGGKELAFELETRGYDWVGVEHKAAARATA; encoded by the coding sequence ATGATTTACCAAGACAGCAAGATTTTGCTCGAAGTGCGCGGACTATGCGCAACCGTAAATGGTACCGAAATTTTAAAAGGATTGGACTTGACGGTAAGGAGTGGCGAAATACATGCCATTATGGGGCCAAACGGCTCGGGCAAGAGCACGTTCTCCAAGATACTCGCAGGTCATTCAGCTTATGAAGTCACGGGCGGCACAGTGATGTTCGAAGGCCGGAACTTGCTCGACCTTGCTCCCGAAGAGCGTGCACGAGCCGGTGTATTCCTTGCTTTCCAATATCCAATTGAGATACCCGGCGTCGGCAATAGCCAATTCTTGCGTCTTACTTATAATACTGTTCAGACGCATCGTGGCAAAGAAGAGCTCGACCCGCTCGAGTTTGATGATTTTGTGCGCGAGAAGATGAAACTGCTTGAAATGAGTCCTGATTTTCTTGAGCGTAGCGTTAACGAAGGCTTCTCCGGTGGCGAAAAAAAGCGCAACGAAATATTGCAAATGGCGATGTTGGACCCACGACTAGCGATACTAGATGAGACCGATTCCGGCCTCGACATTGACGCACTTAGGATCGTCGCCAACGGCGTCAACCAGCTTGCTAATAAAGATAATGCGATCGTGCTGGTAACGCACTACCAGCGTCTGTTGAACTATATCGTTCCCGATTACGTACATGTGATGGAAGCGGGCCGCATCATCAAAACTGGCGGCAAGGAACTTGCATTCGAACTCGAAACGCGCGGCTACGATTGGGTCGGGGTCGAGCACAAGGCTGCAGCGAGGGCGACGGCATGA